From Streptomyces sp. HUAS MG91, the proteins below share one genomic window:
- a CDS encoding isoprenyl transferase codes for MARRGILGRSSRREYVVPQPHPSGARPPKIPGELVPEHVAIVMDGNGRWAKERGLPRTEGHKVGAERVLDVLQGAIEMGVGAISLYAFSTENWKRSPDEVKFLMNFNRDFIRKTRDQLDELGVRVRWVGRMPKLWKSVAKELEISQEQTKDNDKLTLYFCMNYGGRAEIADAAQALAEDVKAGRLDPSKVSEKTFAKYLYYADMPDVDLFLRPSGEQRTSNYLLWQSAYAEMVFQDVLWPDFDRRDLWRACVEYASRDRRFGGATPNEVLLQLESEG; via the coding sequence ATGGCACGTCGCGGAATTCTCGGCCGGTCGTCACGACGCGAGTACGTCGTACCGCAACCGCACCCGTCGGGCGCGCGGCCGCCGAAGATCCCCGGCGAGCTGGTTCCCGAGCACGTCGCCATCGTGATGGACGGCAACGGCCGCTGGGCCAAGGAGCGCGGGCTGCCGCGCACCGAGGGGCACAAGGTCGGCGCCGAGCGGGTCCTCGACGTTCTCCAGGGCGCCATCGAGATGGGCGTCGGCGCCATCTCGCTGTACGCGTTCTCGACCGAGAACTGGAAGCGCTCGCCGGACGAGGTGAAGTTCCTCATGAACTTCAACCGCGACTTCATCCGCAAGACCCGCGACCAGCTCGACGAGCTGGGTGTGCGGGTGCGGTGGGTCGGGCGGATGCCCAAGCTGTGGAAGTCGGTCGCCAAGGAGCTGGAGATCTCCCAGGAGCAGACCAAGGACAACGACAAGCTGACCCTGTACTTCTGCATGAACTACGGCGGGCGTGCCGAGATCGCCGACGCCGCGCAGGCGCTCGCCGAGGACGTCAAGGCCGGCCGGCTCGACCCGTCCAAGGTCAGCGAGAAGACGTTCGCGAAGTACCTGTACTACGCGGACATGCCGGACGTCGACCTGTTCCTGCGGCCCAGCGGTGAGCAGCGCACGTCCAACTATCTGCTGTGGCAGAGCGCCTACGCCGAGATGGTCTTCCAGGACGTTCTGTGGCCGGACTTCGACCGGCGTGACCTGTGGCGCGCATGCGTGGAGTACGCGTCGCGAGACCGCCGCTTCGGCGGCGCCACGCCCAACGAGGTCCTTCTCCAGCTGGAGTCGGAGGGCTAG